From Nitrospirota bacterium:
AGGACCTGTTCGATTTCCTCATCGGTCAGTATGCGAAGGGGTACCATTCGGTGCTGATCATCGACGAGGCCCAGAACCTCAGCGTCGAGCTGCTCGAAGAGGTGCGCATGCTCTCGAACCTCGAAACGGACAGCGCCAAGCTCCTCCAGATCATCCTCTCGGGGCAGCCGGAGCTGCGGAGGGTCCTGTCGCTGCCGGAGCTGCAGCAGTTCCGCCAGCGGATCAACATCAGCTGCCATATCTATCCCCTGACGAGGGCCGAGGCCGAGGAGTATATCTTTCACCGCCTCGAGATAGCGGGGAACAAGGAGGCGGTCAACTTTTCCGAAACCGCCCTCGACAGCATTTACCAGTACAGCAGGGGCATTCCGCGGCTGATGAATATCATCTGCGACTTCCTGCTGCTCTCGGCCTTTGTGGAGGAGACGAGGGAGCTCAGCGCCGAGATGGTGACCGACGTGATCGGCGACCTCGAGCTCGAGAACAAGTACTGGGAGTTCGAGCATGCCATCAAGGCGGTTGCCGGAGAGCAGGCGCCGCGCGCGTTCGGCGAGGAGGAGCAGAAGTACTATGACGAGATCAGGCAGCTGCTCAGCGCCCTGAACCTCCGTATCGACGCCCTCGAAAAGGATACGGCAAAGATGAATCCCGCGATTTCGGGCGATGCCGGGAAGCGGCTCGACCTCTACGAGCGGTTTCTCAAGGAGCATATGAAGAAGACGGACGGGACGCTCGCCGAGCTGAGGCGTCAGTTCGAGGAGTACGGGAGCAGAAAAAACGGCGGCCTCGCCGCAGGCCCCCGGGAGATCAGGCGGGCCAAGAAGAGCTTCTTCAGGCGCTTCGCCGATCTGTTTTAGCGCAATGGACAGGCCATCCGCTCCGGCAATCAGGCCGGCAATCAGAAAGGAAGAGAACGACATGACGGAAACGCAGCCCCTGTGGTACGCCCTGTACGTGAAGTCGCGGCACGAGTTCATGACCGAGGGCGAGCTGCAGCGGAAGGGGATCGATACCTACCTGCCCTCGGCGCAGAAGCTCAGCCAATGGAAGGACAGGAAGAAGCTGGTCGCCTTTCCTCTCTTCCCGGGGTACTGCTTCGTGCGGGTCGCCCCCCGGCCCGAAGCGTTCCTGAGCGTGCTGAAGACGCGGGGAGCGGTGTCGCTCCTCGCCGCGAAGCCGGGCTGTCCTACGCCGGTGCCTGACGAAGAGATCCGCTCGCTCCAGCTCCTTATAGGGAGCGGAGAGCGCCTGGATATCTATCCGCATCTCAAGGAAGGGATGAGGGTGCGCGTAAAGCGGGGTCTGCTGAAAGGGGCGGAGGGTGTCCTGAGCAGGAAGGAGACCTCCTATTCGTTCGTGGTCAATGTAGAACTGCTCGGCAGAAGCATCGGTGTCGCCATCGGCGCCGATGAGGTCGAGGCCGCATAGCACAGAACGCGGGAACGGCAAGAACAGCTCATCCATAAGGGACGACGCCGGTCGTCAGGCTCTTCGCTTCGGCAGTCGTGCGGGGCAGGAGCAGCGATTCCTTTCCTGGCGCACTGCATGCCGTGTGCTCAGGGGCCGCATATCCTCATACAGCGCATCAGCCTTCTCAGCCGCTTTTGTGACTGAGGAGGCGGAGCATTGAGAAAAGATAAGTAAGAAGTAAGAGATAGGGGAGGGTTATTATGAAAGCGGTCATACTTGCAGGAGGTCTCGGGACGCGGCTCTCGGAAGAGACCGTCGCCCGACCCAAGCCGATGGTCGAGATCGGGGGAAGGCCGATGCTCTGGCACATCATGAAGATCTATTACGCCGCGGGAATAAGGGACTTCGTCATCTGCTGCGGCTACAAGGGACATATGATCAAGCAGTACTTTTCCGACTATGCGCTCCATATGTCCGATCTCACCTTCGATATGGAGCACCACAAGGTCTCGGTGCACCAGAACGGCGCCGAGACCTGGAAGGTCACCCTCATCGATACCGGCGAAAAGACGATGACCGGAGGTCGTCTCAAGAGGGTCAGGGACTACGTCGGCAGCGAGACCTTCTGCTTCACCTACGGCGACGGCGTGAGCAATGTCCCTATCCCGGAGCTCGTCGCGTTTCACCGGCAGCGGAACGCACTGGCGACCCTGACAGCAGTGCAGCCTCCGGGCCGCTTCGGCGCGATCAGCCTCAAGGCCGGCGAAAGCATGATTACGAGCTTCAAGGAGAAGCCGGACGGCGACGGGGCGTGGATCAACGGCGGTTTTTTTGTCCTCGAGCCGGCGGTCTTCGACTATATCCGGGACGATGCCACCGTATGGGAGCAGGAGCCGCTCCGGGACCTGGCCCGGGACGGAAAGCTCGCGGCGTACAAGCACAGCGGATTCTGGCAGTCCATGGACACCCTGCGGGACAAGGCCTATCTCGAAGAGCTCTGGAACAGCGGGAACCCTCCCTGGAAACTATGGTAGGAGGATGCGCTATGGAGGTTTTATGGATGCCGATATAACGATCATCGGAGCCGGCGTTATCGGTCTCGCCATTGCCGCCGAGCTGGCGGACCACGGGACCAACCTCTACCTCATCGAGAAGAACGAGACGCACGGCAGGGGGGTCAGCTCCCGGAACAGCGAGGTGATCCATGCCGGGCTCTACTATCCTTCCGGTTCCCTGAAGGGCAGGCTCTGTATCGAGGGGCGCGAGATGCTCTACGCGATCTGCGCAGAGCACCGGATCCCTTTCAGAAAGACCGGGAAGCTGGTCATCGCCCTGTCGGATGAGGAGATGGAGACGGTCGAGGCCCTGGGGCAGAACGCGGTGCGCAACGGGGTTTCGTCGGTAGCCCTGCTCGGCGGGAAACAGGTCGCGGCAATGGAACCCCATATACGGGCATGCGGGGCGCTCTACTCGCCGGAGACGGGCATCCTCAGCGTCCACGGCTTGATGGACTACTACCTGCGCCAGGCGAGGACAAACGGCGCGGAGGTCGTCTGCGGGACAGAGGTCGTCGGCATCGAGCCGGTAGACGGCGGATACCGGCTGAGCACCGTCAACCGCGAAGGCGAGTACTTCGACTTCGACAGCGAACGGGTCATCAATGCAGCGGGGCTCCATTCCGATGCGATCGCCGCGATGGTCGGGAAAGAGTACACGCTCCATTACTGCAAGGGAAACTACTTTAGCATAAATAATGCCAAGAGCGGCATGGTGCAGCGCCTGGTCTATCCGGTTCCCGAAAAGGACCACGTGGGACTCGGCGTGCATCTCACCCTCGACCTGACAGGGAGGATGAAGCTGGGGCCGGACACCGAGTATATAGGGCGTATCGAGGATTACCGGGTCGATAAGAGCAAGGCCGATCTCTTCTACGAATCGGCGGTCCGCTTCCTCCCCTTTATCCGGAGAGAGGACATCATGCCCGATATGGCGGGCATACGGCCGAAACTGCAGGCGCAGGGCGACACCTTCCGCGATTTCGTCATCAGCGAGGACCTCCCGGGATTCATCAATCTCGTCGGCATAGAGTCTCCGGGACTCACCGCGGCGCCGGCCATAGCCCGCTACGTCAAGTCGATCATTTAGAGTGTTTAACGGAATGAGGAGGGGGAGTCGGACAGGCATAGTACATTCGTCTCAACTGCCACCCCGAAGACCTTCCATCTTCGGGGGTCCCGATTCTCGGTCGATGCGACCTCCGAGGCGGGGCAGCCCGGAATCGAGTCGTACCGACCCGCTCCCGGTATTCCCGAAAAGTCTACGACTTTCCGGGAGCCCTCTGTATCTCTATGGGGTCCCCAAAAAGACGGTGTCTTTTTGGGGCGGGGTTTCGCTTGGGCTGCCCATGCCGCTCATGTACTATGCCTCGCCCGACTCCAAGCTCCTTTATTTCGTTAGAGACTCTCAGTATATATATCCATAGAAAAGGAGAACCGGATAATGAACATTTTGATCACCGGCAACATGGGGTATATCGGCCCTTCGGTCGTGGAGCGGCTCCGTGCGTCGCATCCCGGGGCGACCCTGATCGGCCTCGATACGGGGTACTTTGCGCATTGTCTCACCAATGCCGCGATCTTTCCCGAATGCAAGGTCGATGTGCAGTTTTTCGGGGATGTAAGAAAACTCCGGAAAGAGCTGCTGGACGGTATCGATGTCGTGGTACACCTTGCCGCCATATCCAACGATCCCATGGGAAATACCTTCGAGGAGGTCACCCACGAGATCAACTACCGGGCGAGTGTCGCGCTGGCGAAGGCGGCAAAGGCGGCGGGAGCGTCCTCCTTTGTGTACGCCTCGAGCTGCAGCATGTACGGCGCTGCCGACGACAGCCCTCGAGACGAGCAGTCGCCGCTCAACCCCCTGACCGCGTACGCCCGGTCGAAGGTCCTCACCGAACAAGAGCTGGAGCAGATCGCCGATGACCGCTTCACCGTCACCAGCCTCCGGTTTTCTACTGCGTGCGGCATGAGCGAGCGGCTGCGGCTCGACCTGGTGCTCAACGACTTCGTCGCCGGCGCGGTGATATCCAAAAAGATCAGCATACTCAGCGACGGGACGCCCTGGCGGCCCCTGATCAACATAAAAGATATGGCCCGTGCAATCGACTGGGCGGCAGGCAGGAAGAGGGACAACGGAGGGCGGTTCCTGGCGGTCAACGTGGGCAGCAACGAGTGGAACTACCAGGTCAGGGAATTGGCGGAAGCGGTCGCAGCGGTCATTCCGGGCACCGAGGTATCGATCAACCCCGACGCCCCGCCGGACAAACGCTCGTACCGGGTCAGCTTCGATCTGTTCAGGAAGCTCGCCCCGGAGTATCAGCCGCAGGTCGATCTCATCACCACGATCAGGGAGCTGAAGGACGGCCTCGAGGCGATGCATTTCAGCAACAGCAATTTCCGCAACTCA
This genomic window contains:
- a CDS encoding NAD(P)/FAD-dependent oxidoreductase, with translation MDADITIIGAGVIGLAIAAELADHGTNLYLIEKNETHGRGVSSRNSEVIHAGLYYPSGSLKGRLCIEGREMLYAICAEHRIPFRKTGKLVIALSDEEMETVEALGQNAVRNGVSSVALLGGKQVAAMEPHIRACGALYSPETGILSVHGLMDYYLRQARTNGAEVVCGTEVVGIEPVDGGYRLSTVNREGEYFDFDSERVINAAGLHSDAIAAMVGKEYTLHYCKGNYFSINNAKSGMVQRLVYPVPEKDHVGLGVHLTLDLTGRMKLGPDTEYIGRIEDYRVDKSKADLFYESAVRFLPFIRREDIMPDMAGIRPKLQAQGDTFRDFVISEDLPGFINLVGIESPGLTAAPAIARYVKSII
- the rfbF gene encoding glucose-1-phosphate cytidylyltransferase, whose translation is MKAVILAGGLGTRLSEETVARPKPMVEIGGRPMLWHIMKIYYAAGIRDFVICCGYKGHMIKQYFSDYALHMSDLTFDMEHHKVSVHQNGAETWKVTLIDTGEKTMTGGRLKRVRDYVGSETFCFTYGDGVSNVPIPELVAFHRQRNALATLTAVQPPGRFGAISLKAGESMITSFKEKPDGDGAWINGGFFVLEPAVFDYIRDDATVWEQEPLRDLARDGKLAAYKHSGFWQSMDTLRDKAYLEELWNSGNPPWKLW
- a CDS encoding UpxY family transcription antiterminator, whose amino-acid sequence is MTETQPLWYALYVKSRHEFMTEGELQRKGIDTYLPSAQKLSQWKDRKKLVAFPLFPGYCFVRVAPRPEAFLSVLKTRGAVSLLAAKPGCPTPVPDEEIRSLQLLIGSGERLDIYPHLKEGMRVRVKRGLLKGAEGVLSRKETSYSFVVNVELLGRSIGVAIGADEVEAA
- a CDS encoding NAD-dependent epimerase/dehydratase family protein, which codes for MNILITGNMGYIGPSVVERLRASHPGATLIGLDTGYFAHCLTNAAIFPECKVDVQFFGDVRKLRKELLDGIDVVVHLAAISNDPMGNTFEEVTHEINYRASVALAKAAKAAGASSFVYASSCSMYGAADDSPRDEQSPLNPLTAYARSKVLTEQELEQIADDRFTVTSLRFSTACGMSERLRLDLVLNDFVAGAVISKKISILSDGTPWRPLINIKDMARAIDWAAGRKRDNGGRFLAVNVGSNEWNYQVRELAEAVAAVIPGTEVSINPDAPPDKRSYRVSFDLFRKLAPEYQPQVDLITTIRELKDGLEAMHFSNSNFRNSHFMRLKVLQHLRESGFLTERLEWTDGRDISTRKSAGVTKGVAA
- a CDS encoding XrtA/PEP-CTERM system-associated ATPase, with the translated sequence MYESFFNFRTKPFELVPNPDFIYLSKAHRRAMTYLDYGIKEKAGFILLTGEVGSGKTTILRDLLKKLDGRVTVSKVFNTKVTSEQLIAMINDDFGLPVKGKDKVQLLKDLFDFLIGQYAKGYHSVLIIDEAQNLSVELLEEVRMLSNLETDSAKLLQIILSGQPELRRVLSLPELQQFRQRINISCHIYPLTRAEAEEYIFHRLEIAGNKEAVNFSETALDSIYQYSRGIPRLMNIICDFLLLSAFVEETRELSAEMVTDVIGDLELENKYWEFEHAIKAVAGEQAPRAFGEEEQKYYDEIRQLLSALNLRIDALEKDTAKMNPAISGDAGKRLDLYERFLKEHMKKTDGTLAELRRQFEEYGSRKNGGLAAGPREIRRAKKSFFRRFADLF